The Aureispira anguillae genome contains a region encoding:
- a CDS encoding S8 family serine peptidase yields MRFNTISKLVFILLTININYSLAQEAFPHVENEILVRLKDDHSISWLIKDLEFHKGLRTRSQAKSLLSQHMNIWQISFNKDILTADKMLEIARKHPSVHNAQLNFILEKRVTPNDPSYNQQWQYEQASDFDLDASAAWDITTGGVTALGDTIVVCVIDDGLQVNHPDWGNNLWRNHGEIAGNGIDDDGNGYIDDFQGWNADNNNNDIVASNPFTTHGTPVAGIVAAQGNNGIGVSGVNWNVKLMFVVGGGTSANSIAAYSYPLACRKLYNQTNGASGAFVVATNASWGQDNQQCATYAPLVNEFYDTLGVYGILNAAASANANNNVDVTGDFPTSCDSDYLIAVTNMDQTGNKVVQAGYGLTHVDLGAYGEGTYTIATGSSYAGFGGTSGATPHVAGTIGLLYSAPCPRLALLARTQPAQTALMLKQIIINSTVSHSSLNGTTVSGGVLNMKNALDSVMAIGCSLSGCHEPYNLQVNSSNSSAFVNWDAVDSTHLYYLQYRLTGSPSWTSINTTDTFATINGLIACTSYEVQVASDCDTTTYSTAVSFKTGDCCLAPNSITTNNLGLSNASFSWATDSFVNTYTVEYKLKSATNWTSTSTSSPNISLSNLDSCSTYELRIIASCAVNINNQYSPTIEFETAGCGKCTSTNYCASTGQNSGDDWIENVTLGLINHTTGNNNGYASFVNGGPSTDLSQGGSYPISLGIGFNVGVWGTNWLLKVWIDYNQDEVFDNATELVYDAGQISTATNNHTGTINIPSNAVLGRTRMRVALKWGTTTLNPCDNTTYGETEDYCINIVGPTSIRPITNDQNTTLNVYPNPFNHQLTVNLNSATTQEAVIVLQTITGQEIINITKALEIGDNHLELPSNRLPQGMYLVNVYLADGTLLTKKVIRE; encoded by the coding sequence ATGCGATTTAATACCATTTCCAAACTAGTTTTCATCTTGTTGACAATCAACATCAACTATAGCTTAGCACAAGAAGCCTTTCCCCATGTAGAAAATGAAATTCTTGTTCGATTAAAAGACGATCATTCGATTAGTTGGCTCATCAAAGACTTGGAATTTCACAAAGGCTTACGTACACGCAGTCAAGCAAAATCGCTTCTTTCTCAGCATATGAATATTTGGCAAATATCCTTCAATAAAGATATATTAACAGCAGACAAAATGCTAGAAATAGCTCGAAAACATCCCTCTGTACACAATGCACAACTTAATTTCATTTTAGAAAAACGAGTCACCCCCAATGATCCTTCTTACAACCAACAATGGCAATATGAACAGGCTTCTGATTTTGATTTAGATGCCTCTGCGGCTTGGGATATTACAACAGGAGGAGTTACAGCATTGGGCGACACGATCGTTGTTTGTGTAATTGACGATGGTCTTCAAGTCAACCACCCAGATTGGGGCAATAACCTTTGGAGAAACCATGGAGAAATTGCAGGGAATGGCATTGATGATGATGGGAACGGTTATATTGATGATTTTCAGGGGTGGAATGCAGATAACAATAACAATGATATTGTGGCGAGTAATCCATTTACAACCCATGGAACGCCCGTTGCGGGAATTGTAGCAGCACAGGGCAATAACGGAATTGGAGTAAGTGGTGTCAATTGGAACGTTAAGTTAATGTTTGTAGTTGGAGGCGGAACCAGCGCCAATTCTATTGCCGCTTATAGTTATCCACTAGCCTGCCGAAAACTATACAACCAAACCAATGGTGCTTCAGGTGCTTTTGTTGTGGCTACAAATGCTTCTTGGGGACAAGACAATCAACAATGCGCAACCTATGCTCCCCTAGTTAATGAGTTTTATGATACCTTAGGTGTCTATGGTATTCTCAATGCAGCAGCTAGTGCCAATGCAAATAATAATGTTGATGTTACAGGAGATTTTCCAACCAGTTGTGATAGTGATTATCTTATTGCCGTTACCAATATGGATCAAACAGGAAACAAAGTGGTACAAGCAGGATATGGCTTAACACATGTTGACCTAGGGGCTTATGGAGAAGGAACGTACACGATTGCTACAGGATCTAGTTATGCTGGTTTTGGAGGAACCTCAGGTGCAACGCCTCATGTAGCAGGAACAATTGGCTTACTCTATTCCGCCCCCTGCCCTCGTCTAGCCTTATTGGCTCGTACACAGCCTGCCCAAACCGCCTTAATGCTTAAACAGATTATTATCAATTCTACCGTCAGTCACTCTAGCCTTAATGGAACAACCGTAAGTGGAGGCGTTCTTAATATGAAAAATGCCTTGGATTCTGTTATGGCAATTGGTTGTTCATTGTCAGGGTGTCACGAACCTTATAATCTACAAGTAAATAGTAGCAACTCTAGTGCTTTTGTTAATTGGGATGCTGTTGATTCTACTCACCTTTATTACCTGCAATACAGACTAACAGGAAGCCCAAGTTGGACAAGCATTAATACGACAGATACCTTTGCAACAATCAACGGTTTAATAGCTTGTACCAGTTATGAAGTTCAAGTAGCTTCTGACTGTGACACGACCACTTACTCAACTGCTGTTTCTTTCAAAACAGGAGACTGTTGCCTTGCTCCTAATAGCATCACGACAAACAATTTAGGGCTAAGCAATGCTTCTTTTTCATGGGCGACCGATTCTTTTGTTAATACCTATACGGTTGAATATAAGTTAAAATCGGCAACCAACTGGACAAGCACAAGCACTAGCTCTCCCAATATTTCTCTATCCAACTTAGATAGCTGTAGCACTTACGAATTGCGTATCATTGCTTCTTGCGCTGTTAATATCAACAATCAGTATTCGCCAACGATTGAGTTTGAAACTGCTGGATGTGGCAAATGCACCTCTACCAATTATTGTGCATCTACAGGGCAAAACTCTGGAGACGATTGGATTGAAAACGTTACTTTGGGTCTAATTAACCATACAACAGGGAACAATAATGGCTATGCTTCTTTTGTAAATGGAGGTCCTTCTACCGACCTTTCACAGGGTGGCAGCTATCCGATTTCATTAGGTATTGGTTTTAATGTAGGCGTTTGGGGTACCAATTGGTTGTTAAAAGTTTGGATTGATTACAATCAGGACGAAGTATTTGATAATGCTACTGAATTGGTTTACGATGCAGGACAAATTTCAACAGCCACTAATAATCATACAGGAACCATTAACATTCCTTCCAATGCTGTATTGGGACGAACTAGAATGCGAGTAGCTCTAAAATGGGGCACAACTACACTAAATCCTTGTGACAATACAACCTATGGAGAAACCGAAGATTATTGTATAAATATAGTAGGTCCAACTTCTATTCGCCCAATTACAAACGATCAAAATACAACACTAAATGTTTATCCCAACCCATTTAATCATCAATTAACAGTCAACTTAAATAGTGCTACTACACAAGAGGCTGTCATCGTACTACAAACAATTACAGGACAAGAAATAATTAACATTACCAAAGCATTAGAGATTGGGGATAATCATTTGGAGCTTCCTAGCAATCGATTGCCTCAAGGGATGTACTTAGTAAACGTATATCTCGCAGATGGTACGTTATTAACTAAAAAAGTAATTCGAGAATAG
- a CDS encoding M20/M25/M40 family metallo-hydrolase encodes MRKLLIVLLVFVLSIISLILVFNTFINTSKQSKIQLVQELPQYPNAPKRLAQALRIPTIPDSNLTANFSRFQALIQKNYPAIFNNPNVEWQYFEQFSWVAKWVGRTSELAPIVLVAEQYVEEPELKHIPEWSYNPFMGKIDQEFVYGQGAQNGKAAMLAMLEVFNTLVRQNTLPERTIYFAFPHNTQQGEKAIIQALQSAQIAPEFILKTGGLISQNILWDLTMPMALIGVGRQSVAQITLEAKNSTAKPIIQAVQQLKAALPLVEMEAASINDFLTYISPEMPFGQRLIFSNQWLLNNIQQKQLQNNSLTKAIFGHNITSHLTPQDSNKTSLGTVTLTGSNLNHNLEQWVKSHLQHPKVQLLGQAQFLYKNQKRAAINNGAYRLISNTCKEIFPHIISAPILVNKTSKVNWQANLNTDIYYFHPVIYTPTRWEKAQKKIDNKINIKNYEQMMQFYYQLIMNSI; translated from the coding sequence GTACAAGAACTGCCTCAATATCCCAATGCTCCAAAACGATTAGCACAAGCATTGCGTATTCCTACCATTCCCGATAGTAATCTTACGGCTAATTTTAGTCGATTTCAAGCGCTAATACAAAAAAATTATCCTGCTATTTTTAACAATCCTAATGTAGAATGGCAATATTTTGAACAGTTTAGCTGGGTGGCAAAATGGGTAGGTCGAACATCTGAACTAGCACCAATTGTTTTGGTAGCCGAACAGTATGTTGAAGAGCCTGAATTAAAGCACATCCCAGAATGGTCTTATAACCCATTTATGGGAAAAATAGACCAAGAATTTGTCTATGGTCAAGGTGCACAAAATGGCAAAGCAGCTATGTTAGCCATGTTAGAAGTATTCAACACCTTAGTTCGCCAAAATACACTCCCTGAAAGAACCATTTATTTTGCCTTTCCTCACAATACGCAGCAAGGAGAAAAGGCTATTATTCAAGCCCTTCAAAGCGCTCAAATTGCTCCTGAGTTTATTTTAAAAACAGGGGGACTAATCAGTCAAAATATTCTATGGGATTTAACAATGCCAATGGCATTGATTGGAGTTGGTCGCCAATCTGTCGCTCAAATTACACTTGAAGCCAAAAACAGTACTGCAAAGCCTATTATTCAAGCCGTTCAGCAACTAAAAGCAGCACTTCCCTTAGTTGAAATGGAAGCAGCTAGCATCAACGACTTTTTAACCTATATCAGTCCTGAAATGCCATTTGGGCAACGGTTGATCTTTTCGAATCAATGGCTATTAAACAATATTCAACAAAAACAATTACAGAACAATAGCTTGACAAAAGCCATTTTTGGCCATAATATAACAAGTCATTTAACACCTCAAGATAGCAACAAAACAAGCCTAGGAACAGTAACCCTTACAGGATCAAATTTAAACCACAATTTAGAGCAGTGGGTAAAAAGTCATTTGCAACACCCCAAAGTGCAGCTCTTAGGGCAGGCACAATTTTTATATAAAAATCAAAAAAGAGCAGCCATCAATAATGGAGCCTATCGTTTAATCAGCAATACCTGCAAAGAAATATTTCCCCATATTATTTCAGCTCCCATCTTAGTGAACAAAACTTCAAAAGTAAATTGGCAAGCAAACCTCAATACAGATATTTATTATTTCCATCCTGTTATTTATACGCCAACCCGTTGGGAAAAGGCACAAAAGAAAATAGACAACAAGATTAATATTAAAAATTACGAGCAGATGATGCAGTTTTATTATCAATTGATTATGAATAGCATTTGA
- a CDS encoding lycopene cyclase domain-containing protein, with protein MKLLYLLLDLGVIIFPFLLSFDKRVAYVKSWGKASIALILIGIPFLIHDYYFTRMGIWGFNPDYLTGYYFFNLPIEEVLFFVVVPFACTFIYACCQYYTSSTSYRRFNLFFYGCIACYAVLLLYLGWGKWYSSMVASVCLVFVSLLGLNDSKYPHLPIAVVLSMLPFFLMNSILTGAFTANPIVWYNDHQNINFRWGTIPIEDVLYSFVLVAANILVFDYLKKRNA; from the coding sequence ATGAAGCTACTTTATTTATTATTGGATTTGGGAGTAATTATTTTTCCCTTTTTATTGAGTTTTGATAAAAGGGTAGCTTATGTTAAGTCATGGGGAAAAGCGAGTATTGCCTTAATATTAATTGGTATTCCATTTTTAATCCACGACTATTACTTCACTAGAATGGGAATCTGGGGATTTAATCCCGATTATTTGACAGGATATTATTTCTTCAATTTGCCAATCGAAGAAGTGCTGTTTTTTGTCGTGGTACCTTTTGCTTGTACATTTATTTATGCCTGCTGTCAATACTATACCTCTTCAACCAGTTATAGGCGTTTTAATCTTTTTTTCTATGGGTGTATTGCCTGTTATGCTGTCCTATTACTCTATCTAGGGTGGGGCAAATGGTATAGCAGTATGGTTGCTAGTGTTTGTTTAGTTTTTGTATCTCTACTAGGTTTGAACGATTCAAAGTACCCACATCTACCAATAGCAGTAGTTTTATCAATGCTTCCTTTTTTTCTGATGAATAGTATTTTAACAGGGGCCTTTACAGCAAATCCTATTGTTTGGTATAATGATCATCAGAATATTAATTTTAGATGGGGAACAATACCTATCGAGGATGTGCTGTATTCTTTTGTCTTAGTAGCGGCAAATATTTTGGTTTTTGATTACTTAAAAAAAAGGAACGCCTAA
- a CDS encoding glucosaminidase domain-containing protein, whose amino-acid sequence METNNNNNINIQPCEDVLVTEHLPIPEEEIIDLLEAEAQNTETAIVIPKDNKDKQQISIKHIFQSLFYALQWQQLKRQLTKDALVGMSKRHWPKGIAVIALILIFNLDFKTTKTNQASIISYESHEQDVITADMVDPAFSGSSNMAIVSAEAKNNYISRFSEVAQNEMNKFGIPASVILGLSILHSNYGVSELAQTGNNHFHITCTDNHLAEGITGRGMHEGECYIHYQNAWTSFRANSLKLNAEHFEELRAVAGKNYEVWVSGLQKMGLQEADNLLEIIEEHQLYQFDKKK is encoded by the coding sequence ATGGAAACTAACAACAATAATAACATCAATATCCAACCTTGTGAGGATGTGTTAGTGACAGAACATCTTCCTATACCAGAAGAGGAAATTATAGACTTACTAGAAGCAGAAGCACAAAATACAGAAACCGCTATTGTTATTCCAAAAGATAATAAAGATAAACAACAAATTTCTATCAAGCATATTTTTCAATCGTTGTTTTATGCCTTGCAATGGCAACAACTAAAACGCCAATTGACAAAGGATGCACTCGTTGGTATGTCAAAACGCCATTGGCCAAAAGGAATAGCTGTTATTGCCTTGATTTTAATCTTTAATTTGGATTTTAAAACAACCAAAACCAATCAAGCTAGTATTATATCCTACGAGAGCCATGAGCAAGATGTTATAACTGCAGATATGGTCGATCCAGCATTTAGTGGGTCATCCAATATGGCAATTGTTTCAGCGGAAGCAAAAAATAACTACATCAGCCGTTTTTCAGAGGTAGCTCAAAATGAAATGAACAAATTTGGAATCCCTGCATCGGTCATATTAGGGTTGTCTATTTTGCACAGTAACTATGGAGTATCAGAGTTAGCACAAACAGGAAACAATCACTTTCATATTACTTGTACAGACAATCATCTTGCAGAAGGAATAACAGGAAGAGGAATGCACGAAGGAGAGTGTTACATCCATTATCAAAATGCATGGACAAGCTTTCGAGCCAATAGTTTAAAATTAAATGCAGAACATTTTGAAGAATTGCGAGCAGTGGCGGGTAAAAATTATGAAGTCTGGGTTTCTGGACTCCAAAAAATGGGCTTGCAAGAAGCAGATAATTTGTTAGAGATTATAGAAGAACATCAATTGTATCAATTTGATAAAAAGAAATAA
- a CDS encoding phytoene desaturase family protein yields the protein MYDTIVIGAGIAGIAVALRLRKNGHNVLVLERNAYVGGKMNEHHSMGYRWDTGPSLFTMPNLVDELYALYGRNPADYYQYQQEEEACRYFFYNSLPLHFYTNRSKLKEELVEKLGVDGKPLDYYLDQSAEKYNQIGKFFLEHPIHKFDQLPWKKLFRLLPQFFKSNLFASLHQLNTRRLRHPKLVQIFDRYATYNGSNPYQASGILSMIPHLEQNIGTFFPTQGMYSIVGGLYQLAQEVGVKFRLGTEVECCKKIKGGYEISADQSYQTKRVISAIDCLAFYQYILKDKSLTKRYKRQERSSSALIFYWGIRKQFPQLGLHNIFFSKDYKHEFKLIFENKQIPLEGTIYVHISSKANQNDAPVGAENWFVMLNLPAGISLSKLDQQEIKETLITRLEEMLETKISDYIQTEKVWTPKGIELDTGAIEGALYGASSNKKMAALSRHPNYSKSYPKIYFCGGTVHPGGGIPLSLQSAKIVAQLIANES from the coding sequence ATGTACGATACCATTGTCATAGGAGCAGGAATTGCAGGGATTGCAGTCGCTTTGCGCCTAAGAAAAAACGGTCATAATGTGTTGGTTTTAGAAAGGAACGCTTATGTCGGAGGAAAAATGAACGAACATCATTCGATGGGGTACAGATGGGATACTGGACCGTCCTTATTTACGATGCCTAATTTAGTAGATGAGTTATATGCTTTGTATGGTCGTAACCCTGCCGATTATTATCAATATCAGCAGGAAGAAGAGGCTTGTCGGTATTTTTTTTACAATTCGTTGCCCTTGCATTTTTATACCAATAGATCAAAATTAAAAGAAGAACTGGTTGAAAAGTTAGGAGTTGATGGAAAACCATTAGATTATTATTTGGATCAAAGTGCTGAAAAATACAATCAAATCGGAAAGTTTTTTTTGGAACATCCTATTCATAAATTTGACCAATTGCCTTGGAAAAAGCTCTTTAGGTTGTTGCCTCAGTTTTTTAAAAGTAATCTTTTTGCTTCCTTACATCAACTAAATACAAGACGACTTAGACATCCTAAATTAGTACAAATTTTTGATCGATATGCTACGTATAATGGTTCTAATCCTTATCAGGCTTCTGGTATATTGAGTATGATTCCCCATTTAGAACAAAATATTGGGACGTTTTTTCCTACTCAAGGCATGTATTCTATTGTTGGGGGGCTGTACCAGTTGGCGCAAGAGGTAGGGGTTAAATTTAGATTGGGAACTGAAGTTGAATGTTGCAAAAAAATAAAGGGAGGATATGAGATCAGTGCCGATCAATCTTATCAGACAAAACGAGTAATTAGTGCAATTGATTGCCTTGCTTTTTATCAATATATTTTGAAAGACAAGAGTTTAACTAAACGATACAAAAGACAAGAACGTTCTAGTTCTGCGCTCATCTTTTATTGGGGAATTCGAAAGCAATTTCCTCAACTAGGTTTGCACAATATTTTTTTTAGCAAAGATTACAAACACGAGTTTAAACTAATTTTTGAGAACAAACAAATTCCTCTAGAAGGAACGATTTATGTTCATATTAGCTCAAAGGCGAATCAAAATGATGCGCCTGTAGGTGCTGAAAATTGGTTTGTAATGCTGAATCTTCCTGCTGGAATATCCTTAAGTAAATTAGATCAACAGGAGATAAAAGAGACCTTAATTACTCGTTTAGAGGAGATGTTGGAGACCAAAATATCCGATTATATACAAACTGAAAAAGTTTGGACTCCCAAAGGAATTGAATTAGACACAGGAGCAATTGAGGGAGCCTTGTATGGTGCTTCTTCTAACAAAAAAATGGCAGCTCTAAGTCGCCATCCCAATTATTCTAAATCCTATCCCAAGATATATTTTTGTGGAGGCACTGTACATCCTGGAGGAGGTATTCCTTTATCGCTTCAATCTGCAAAAATTGTCGCTCAACTCATTGCCAATGAATCCTAG
- a CDS encoding carotenoid biosynthesis protein: protein MNPRTNRIYYSVLIVVHFIGLGLFLSPNRPEGLSGLNMLFCAVLVYCSATDKAKELVALLGIVLGGFIIECVGANTGLLFGQYEYGDELGFKLYNVPIVLGLNWYCVIVASTQVIMRWGVFHHSIFIQALLSAFLAVVLDYWIEPVAMQYDFWNWEGGIVPFYNYACWYVFAAIFSAWYLSKAKQHNSTAYFLFWLWLAFFYILNTLLIDSPMEALTFIIPFFLAYGGMEFMAWFTHKYIMHGVLWFLHKDHHQPNPTTFFEKNDVFFLVYAIPSWLCIMLGMMYGHKWVVGIGFGILAYGVTYFLVHDVLIHRRFKWFDKIQHPYFKALRKAHKVHHKNRFKEEGTCFGLLIVPWKFYKEQQRKG from the coding sequence ATGAATCCTAGAACAAATCGTATATATTATAGTGTATTAATTGTTGTGCACTTTATTGGATTGGGGCTGTTTTTATCACCCAATCGCCCAGAAGGACTATCGGGGCTAAACATGTTGTTTTGTGCAGTATTGGTTTATTGTTCGGCAACGGATAAAGCTAAGGAGTTGGTGGCATTATTAGGAATTGTTCTTGGTGGCTTTATCATAGAATGTGTAGGGGCAAATACAGGGCTCTTATTTGGTCAGTATGAATATGGGGATGAGTTGGGATTTAAGCTCTATAATGTACCAATTGTATTAGGACTTAATTGGTATTGCGTGATTGTGGCGAGCACACAAGTTATTATGAGATGGGGAGTATTTCATCACTCTATTTTTATTCAAGCGCTCTTATCAGCCTTTTTGGCTGTTGTTTTGGATTATTGGATTGAGCCTGTTGCGATGCAGTATGATTTTTGGAATTGGGAAGGTGGAATCGTTCCTTTTTATAATTATGCTTGTTGGTATGTTTTTGCAGCAATTTTTTCAGCTTGGTATTTGTCAAAAGCGAAGCAACATAATTCGACCGCTTATTTTTTATTTTGGCTATGGCTTGCCTTTTTTTATATCTTGAATACCTTATTAATTGATTCACCAATGGAGGCACTTACTTTTATTATTCCTTTTTTCTTGGCTTATGGAGGGATGGAATTTATGGCTTGGTTCACCCATAAATACATTATGCATGGTGTTTTGTGGTTTTTGCATAAAGATCATCACCAACCCAATCCAACTACTTTTTTTGAAAAAAATGATGTCTTTTTCTTGGTTTATGCTATTCCAAGTTGGTTGTGCATAATGTTAGGGATGATGTATGGGCATAAATGGGTTGTTGGTATTGGTTTCGGGATCTTGGCTTATGGCGTTACTTATTTTTTAGTGCATGATGTATTAATTCATCGTAGATTCAAGTGGTTTGACAAAATTCAACATCCTTACTTTAAAGCTTTAAGGAAAGCCCATAAAGTACATCATAAGAATAGATTTAAAGAGGAGGGAACTTGTTTCGGTTTACTAATCGTCCCTTGGAAATTTTACAAAGAACAACAACGAAAGGGATGA
- a CDS encoding phytoene/squalene synthase family protein: MKSLFDQLSVVASLHVTKIYSTSFYKSVSTLDEKIRDDVHAIYAMVRLADEIVDSFHGYKKEQLLADFKEDTYKAIVQGISLNPILNAFQAVVHKYQIDLALIATFFRSMEMDLKPMEYTQALYEAYILGSAEVVGLMCLKIFVYGEEESYLRLKPYAMKLGSAFQKINFLRDLKDDWSNLGRLYFPTLDDHEGLTLENKLAIEEEIEEEFLEAYQGILMLPKTSRFGVYIAYTYYYNLLKKIKAKTVKDLMSQRIRIPNYSKYYLYIKSYLIHSFNAL, translated from the coding sequence ATGAAATCATTATTTGACCAATTATCAGTTGTAGCATCATTGCATGTTACCAAAATTTATAGTACCTCATTTTACAAAAGTGTTTCTACGTTGGATGAAAAAATTAGAGATGATGTTCATGCTATTTATGCTATGGTTCGATTGGCAGATGAAATTGTAGACTCGTTTCATGGATACAAAAAGGAGCAGTTATTGGCTGATTTTAAGGAGGATACCTATAAAGCTATCGTCCAAGGAATTTCTTTGAATCCAATTCTCAACGCATTTCAAGCTGTTGTTCATAAATACCAAATTGATTTAGCTTTAATTGCTACTTTTTTTAGGAGTATGGAAATGGATTTAAAACCGATGGAATATACTCAAGCATTGTACGAAGCCTATATTTTAGGATCGGCAGAAGTAGTAGGGTTAATGTGCCTAAAAATATTTGTTTATGGAGAAGAGGAGTCTTATTTAAGGCTAAAACCTTATGCTATGAAATTAGGTTCTGCTTTTCAAAAGATTAATTTCTTGCGGGATCTAAAAGATGATTGGAGCAATTTGGGACGCTTATATTTTCCGACACTTGATGATCACGAAGGATTAACCCTAGAAAATAAATTAGCCATAGAGGAAGAGATTGAAGAAGAGTTCTTAGAGGCTTATCAGGGGATTTTAATGTTGCCCAAGACCTCTAGATTTGGGGTGTATATTGCCTACACATACTATTATAACTTACTAAAAAAGATAAAGGCAAAAACAGTTAAAGATCTAATGTCTCAGCGTATCAGAATTCCTAACTATTCAAAGTACTACCTTTATATAAAGTCTTATCTAATTCATTCTTTTAACGCATTATAG
- a CDS encoding 16S rRNA (uracil(1498)-N(3))-methyltransferase, with protein MQLFYAHQIEGSKAFLDIEETRHCTKTLRKNIHDVISLTDGCGGLYEGRIIEISKKSCTLEIIKTIEPRDKKNFRLHLAIAPTKNINRLEWFLEKTTELGIDEISLLLCQRSERKKIRLDRLEKIILSAAKQSIKSVFPKINDLVKFKDFVANAQASYKGIAHCNSDNLPPLKTKIQTQKEILLLIGPEGDFSLEEVEWATQHGFDAISLGSSRLRTETAGIVACHTAHLIHA; from the coding sequence ATGCAGCTTTTTTATGCCCACCAAATTGAAGGATCTAAAGCATTTTTAGATATAGAAGAAACAAGGCATTGTACCAAAACGTTAAGAAAAAACATTCATGATGTTATCTCATTAACAGATGGTTGTGGGGGCTTGTACGAGGGTAGAATTATCGAAATTTCAAAAAAAAGTTGCACCCTTGAAATCATTAAAACAATTGAACCTAGGGATAAGAAGAATTTTCGCTTGCACCTCGCAATCGCTCCTACCAAAAACATCAATCGCTTAGAATGGTTCTTAGAAAAAACAACCGAACTAGGAATTGATGAAATCAGTTTATTGCTTTGTCAACGATCTGAACGCAAAAAGATACGCCTTGATCGCTTGGAAAAAATCATACTTTCTGCGGCCAAACAATCCATCAAAAGTGTTTTTCCAAAAATCAATGACTTAGTTAAATTCAAAGACTTTGTTGCAAATGCCCAAGCTTCTTATAAAGGAATTGCACATTGTAATAGCGACAACTTACCGCCTCTAAAAACTAAAATTCAAACCCAAAAAGAAATATTACTATTGATTGGTCCAGAAGGTGATTTTTCTTTGGAAGAGGTAGAATGGGCAACACAGCATGGTTTTGATGCTATCAGTTTAGGAAGTAGCCGCTTACGGACAGAAACAGCAGGAATAGTAGCTTGTCATACGGCACATTTAATCCATGCCTAA